A stretch of bacterium DNA encodes these proteins:
- a CDS encoding DUF2784 domain-containing protein, translating to MAKLLADALLIMHFLWVVFMVTGFLLAVVLRSPVLRVVHAVGLFSYLVLAVLGFYCPLTYGEEYFRQAATPGFSYQESFLATWVERIIYVENWGAPLWIFRLSAGLYFIVCLTSFWWLPLRRHRR from the coding sequence ATGGCAAAGCTGCTGGCAGATGCGCTTCTGATAATGCATTTTCTATGGGTTGTGTTTATGGTGACGGGTTTTCTCCTGGCAGTGGTGCTGCGCAGTCCGGTATTGCGCGTGGTGCATGCTGTGGGGCTATTCTCTTACTTGGTGTTGGCAGTGTTGGGGTTTTATTGCCCATTGACCTATGGCGAGGAATACTTCCGGCAAGCTGCGACACCGGGCTTTTCTTACCAGGAATCTTTTCTGGCTACATGGGTGGAACGGATTATTTATGTTGAGAACTGGGGGGCGCCTTTATGGATTTTCCGTCTTTCGGCCGGCCTCTATTTCATCGTGTGCCTGACCTCTTTTTGGTGGCTGCCATTACGGCGGCACCGCAGGTAA
- a CDS encoding helix-turn-helix domain-containing protein, protein MSDLQKYTSKRKKRDKSFALNYESGYQEFKIGVILKMAREQAGLSQDELAKKLHTQKTAISRIENHAEDIKLSTLEKVALALGKKLQVRIV, encoded by the coding sequence ATGAGTGATTTACAAAAATATACCTCCAAACGCAAAAAAAGGGATAAAAGTTTTGCTTTGAATTATGAAAGCGGCTATCAGGAATTCAAAATCGGGGTCATTCTGAAAATGGCGCGGGAACAAGCCGGGTTGTCCCAGGATGAGCTTGCCAAGAAATTGCACACGCAAAAGACAGCAATATCCAGAATTGAGAATCACGCGGAAGACATCAAGCTCTCGACTCTGGAAAAAGTTGCTTTGGCACTGGGAAAGAAATTACAGGTGAGGATTGTTTAG
- a CDS encoding type II toxin-antitoxin system RelE/ParE family toxin — protein sequence MQVNIENKPVRSVGFYRFKNHCPVEDFLETLPAKTAKKVVWVLNLIEDLPVIPRQYFKKLTATKGIWECRIKVGNNIYRVFAFWDRNNVILTHGIMKKTQKLSKQEIHRAEKMKQEYFKEKR from the coding sequence ATGCAAGTTAACATAGAAAATAAGCCGGTTCGGTCTGTGGGTTTTTACCGATTCAAGAATCATTGTCCGGTTGAGGATTTTCTGGAGACTCTTCCGGCAAAAACAGCAAAGAAAGTCGTCTGGGTATTGAATCTTATTGAAGATTTACCGGTTATTCCCAGGCAGTATTTCAAGAAGCTCACTGCAACGAAGGGTATTTGGGAGTGCAGGATAAAAGTCGGGAATAACATCTACAGGGTGTTTGCTTTTTGGGACCGTAATAATGTTATTCTCACGCATGGCATTATGAAGAAGACACAAAAATTATCAAAACAAGAGATTCACAGGGCAGAGAAAATGAAGCAGGAATATTTTAAGGAAAAGAGATGA
- a CDS encoding right-handed parallel beta-helix repeat-containing protein — translation MRARKLFLKTAVLFSLVLLMQCQNALAATYNVVTPVASVSVPGSLPWCIAQANLTTAPDIIQFVHAQSLDPAANSITVHSTLLIVYPAYIHGNQIKVGAENLGPQICFQLNAGATGSTITGLAIVDSSYGIRIQSNSNCHMIYGNRIGTDWADTTGLGNYYGIYIMGNYNSLGGNNASTRNIISDNTNGGVWLNTGSSHNVITGNYIGLNNAGSAGLGAQSFGICIYAGRENLIGGDRSAGLGNIVSGHSQYGIVFEDAEASGNTVAGNIVGLNLAMDTAVPNNRGIAGVSLEGNAIGLSLANYENIVAGNTSYNINFWEAAGTRPQNNIIQNNYIGTNPSSASFTNGDGIYLNDSDHTLIGGNRDNLEGNIISGNGANGGIYLIGNGNSICGNYIGTNVTGTSALQNNTGIVISGSGNLIGGRNDAGTYGNVISGNQFNGIFLSSGAGNTIAGNTIGLNANGDAPIANQNGGIFINFGAGPCLFGGYNSNYRNIISGNNGDGIFMSGGVGHVIAGNYIGCNAGGTAPLLNGSGSIVLFNSFQNMIQGNYNIQEINLQNTGTFGNTLVGNVIGVFPDQSPVVGLVAGINLFTGAHGNMIGNKATGVGNLIANANDGIVVSGAATIDNGIFGNTIVAFVNKGIYLVSSGNGNYDIPVVGLADTVAGITGTAQAGDYVEIFAAENTPGGYGGSTRYLGNATANGSGLWSLAAGGYIVGEYICATATDVLNNTSEFSLNLQATSPPGTPTHTPTITPTTIPTFTHSPTITATPTISATSTISTTYTVTGTITPTSTVTPTYTSTPTSSCTPTNVLAQVDLQGGFVLPYPNPANAEMKFVVHLDAAAEITLEIYNFSGERIASVGSALSAGRGQTLVWDCSDIAAGVYLLRVLKDGKLLETRRIAVVH, via the coding sequence ATGCGAGCCAGGAAACTGTTTTTGAAAACAGCGGTTTTATTCAGTCTTGTGCTTCTCATGCAATGCCAAAACGCTCTGGCAGCCACCTACAATGTCGTCACGCCAGTGGCCAGTGTTTCAGTGCCTGGTTCTTTGCCGTGGTGTATTGCGCAGGCCAATCTGACGACCGCTCCGGATATCATCCAATTCGTGCATGCGCAATCCCTGGATCCGGCCGCCAATTCAATTACTGTTCATAGTACGTTACTCATTGTTTATCCAGCATATATCCATGGCAACCAGATAAAGGTGGGCGCTGAAAATCTTGGTCCGCAAATCTGTTTTCAACTGAATGCCGGGGCGACGGGAAGCACGATTACCGGCCTGGCTATTGTGGACAGTAGTTACGGTATTCGTATTCAAAGCAACTCAAATTGCCATATGATTTATGGGAACCGGATTGGCACGGATTGGGCGGACACCACGGGCTTGGGAAATTACTATGGGATATATATCATGGGTAATTACAACAGCCTGGGTGGAAATAATGCGAGTACGCGTAATATCATTTCCGACAATACCAATGGCGGTGTTTGGCTCAACACCGGCAGTTCGCATAATGTTATTACCGGAAATTATATTGGACTCAATAATGCGGGCAGCGCGGGGTTGGGAGCGCAAAGTTTTGGTATTTGTATATATGCCGGCCGGGAAAACTTGATTGGCGGTGATCGGAGCGCGGGATTGGGTAATATTGTATCAGGCCATTCCCAATACGGTATTGTTTTTGAAGATGCTGAAGCCTCCGGCAATACGGTGGCCGGGAACATTGTAGGGCTGAATCTTGCGATGGATACCGCCGTGCCAAACAACCGGGGTATTGCGGGCGTATCCTTGGAGGGGAACGCTATCGGACTGTCCCTGGCAAATTACGAAAACATTGTGGCAGGCAATACCTCATACAACATTAATTTCTGGGAGGCTGCCGGCACCAGACCGCAAAATAATATCATTCAGAATAATTATATTGGCACCAATCCCTCCAGTGCCTCTTTCACCAATGGAGATGGTATTTATCTAAACGATTCCGACCACACACTTATTGGAGGCAATCGCGATAATTTGGAAGGCAATATCATATCCGGCAATGGCGCAAACGGTGGAATCTACTTGATCGGGAATGGCAATTCCATTTGCGGTAATTATATTGGCACGAATGTGACCGGCACTTCCGCTTTGCAGAATAACACGGGTATTGTAATTAGCGGTTCCGGCAACCTGATTGGCGGCCGCAATGATGCGGGCACCTATGGGAATGTAATTTCCGGGAATCAATTCAATGGAATATTCCTGAGCTCGGGCGCGGGCAATACCATTGCGGGAAACACAATCGGACTCAATGCCAATGGAGACGCTCCCATAGCCAATCAGAATGGCGGAATATTTATTAATTTCGGCGCAGGGCCGTGTTTGTTTGGCGGGTATAATTCGAATTATAGGAATATCATTTCCGGGAATAATGGTGATGGCATATTCATGAGCGGCGGTGTGGGGCACGTTATTGCCGGAAATTATATTGGGTGTAATGCGGGGGGGACCGCGCCTTTGCTCAATGGGTCCGGAAGCATTGTTCTTTTCAACAGTTTTCAGAATATGATCCAAGGTAATTACAATATACAAGAAATTAATTTGCAAAATACGGGTACGTTTGGCAATACCCTGGTGGGCAATGTGATCGGCGTGTTTCCGGATCAATCTCCGGTCGTGGGTTTGGTAGCCGGGATCAACCTATTCACCGGTGCGCACGGGAATATGATTGGCAACAAAGCAACCGGCGTGGGTAACTTGATTGCCAATGCCAATGACGGGATTGTGGTGAGTGGCGCCGCAACTATTGACAATGGGATTTTTGGGAACACGATTGTTGCTTTTGTAAATAAAGGCATTTATCTGGTCAGCAGTGGAAACGGAAATTATGACATACCTGTGGTCGGATTGGCCGACACAGTTGCCGGGATTACCGGTACAGCTCAAGCTGGAGATTATGTGGAAATATTTGCGGCGGAAAATACACCCGGCGGATACGGGGGCAGTACCCGCTACCTGGGGAATGCTACTGCCAACGGATCCGGTTTGTGGAGTCTGGCTGCCGGAGGCTATATCGTGGGCGAGTATATTTGCGCGACGGCAACCGATGTGCTTAATAATACCTCTGAATTTTCCTTGAACCTACAAGCCACTTCTCCGCCCGGCACTCCCACGCATACACCTACGATTACACCAACTACTATACCAACCTTTACCCATTCGCCGACCATAACCGCGACCCCGACTATTTCGGCAACTTCGACGATTTCAACCACCTATACAGTGACCGGAACCATTACTCCCACTAGTACAGTCACACCCACGTATACTTCCACCCCTACGTCAAGTTGTACGCCCACCAATGTCCTGGCCCAGGTGGATTTGCAGGGCGGCTTTGTGCTGCCGTATCCGAACCCCGCCAATGCGGAAATGAAGTTTGTCGTCCATTTGGACGCGGCGGCTGAGATCACATTGGAAATATACAATTTCTCCGGAGAGCGCATCGCTTCGGTGGGATCCGCGCTTTCAGCCGGCCGGGGACAGACGCTGGTCTGGGACTGTTCGGATATTGCTGCCGGCGTGTACCTGTTGCGGGTGCTCAAAGACGGGAAGTTGCTGGAAACCCGGAGAATCGCGGTGGTGCATTAG